The DNA sequence GTGCCGCCGGAAACCAGCTTGACGCCGCGGTCCAGAAGGCCCTTGGCCAGTGCCTGTGCGTTTTCAACAATCTTTTTGCCATATTCCTTAAAGGAAGGCTTCATAGCCTCGCCCAGGCAAACTGCCTTGCCAGCAATGATGTGCATGAGTGGGCCGCCCTGCGTGCCCGGGAAGATAGCCTTGTCAATGGCTTTCGCGTATTTCTCTTTGCATAGAATCATGCCGCCGCGCGGGCCGCGCAGTGTCTTGTGGGTGGTAGTGGTGACAATATCGGCGTACTCTACCGGGTTGGGATGCACGCCCGCGGCGACCAGTCCGGCAATATGTGCCATGTCAATCATCAGGATAGCACCGCAGGAATCCGCCGCTTCCCGGAATTTTTTAAAGTCAATGATACGCGGATAGGCACTGGCACCGCCGACAATCATCTTCGGCTTTACCAGCTGTGCCTGTTCAATTAGCTTGTCATAGTCAATTCGTCCGGTTTTGGAATCGACTCCATACGGAACGAAGTTAAAATAAGTGCCGGAAATGTTGACAGGAGAACCATGTGTTAGGTGTCCGCCTTCATTAAGATTCATGCCCATGACAGTATCACCGGGCTTCAGCAACGCAAAATAAACGGCAATGTTTGCCTGTGCGCCGGAATGCGGCTGTACATTGGCATGCTCAGCGCCAAAAAGCTGGCAGGCACGCTTGCGGGCAATTTCTTCTACCACATCAACATACTGGCAGCCGCCGTAGTACCGCT is a window from the Caproicibacterium lactatifermentans genome containing:
- the glyA gene encoding serine hydroxymethyltransferase — protein: MYKDLIDTIGFVKNADPEVGNAMQDELSRQRRNLELIASENIVSPAVMAAMGSVLTNKYAEGYPGKRYYGGCQYVDVVEEIARKRACQLFGAEHANVQPHSGAQANIAVYFALLKPGDTVMGMNLNEGGHLTHGSPVNISGTYFNFVPYGVDSKTGRIDYDKLIEQAQLVKPKMIVGGASAYPRIIDFKKFREAADSCGAILMIDMAHIAGLVAAGVHPNPVEYADIVTTTTHKTLRGPRGGMILCKEKYAKAIDKAIFPGTQGGPLMHIIAGKAVCLGEAMKPSFKEYGKKIVENAQALAKGLLDRGVKLVSGGTDNHLLLVDLTGMDLTGKELETRLDSIRITANKNTVPGETRSPFKTSGLRLGTPAVTTRGMQPKDMDIIASCIADTIRDFDGTKEASLAKVGALCKKYPLYE